One stretch of Rosistilla oblonga DNA includes these proteins:
- a CDS encoding RidA family protein: protein MSAQQKAIDLGIDLSDQPNGYLNLCIKSGNQLITSGHVSDIKGILGGGLSVEEGYKAARECAEKILRSVRNTHGTLDGLKVVKLLGCVYSAPDFTDQHLVINGASDLFHELYGKDGDGYHARSALGFAALPTGVAVEVEAVFEIL, encoded by the coding sequence ATGTCAGCCCAGCAGAAAGCAATCGACCTCGGAATCGACCTCAGCGATCAGCCAAACGGCTATCTGAATCTCTGCATCAAAAGTGGCAACCAGTTGATCACTTCGGGGCACGTCAGCGACATCAAGGGGATTCTTGGCGGTGGTTTGTCGGTCGAAGAGGGCTACAAAGCTGCCCGCGAGTGCGCTGAAAAGATCCTTCGCTCGGTTCGCAACACGCACGGAACGCTGGACGGATTGAAGGTTGTCAAGCTGCTGGGCTGCGTTTATTCGGCTCCCGATTTCACCGATCAGCATTTGGTGATCAACGGCGCATCGGATCTGTTCCACGAATTGTACGGCAAAGATGGCGATGGTTATCACGCCCGCAGCGCCCTCGGTTTTGCCGCGCTGCCGACCGGTGTCGCGGTCGAAGTCGAAGCGGTTTTCGAAATCCTATAG
- a CDS encoding MFS transporter, translated as MTMESDSESPTRIRYHVIGATTLAAVMLYLDRICIAEIAKLQEFRQALQLSDEQVGMVMSAFFFSYALAQVPAGWLSDRFGARRMMPIYIAVWSICTLLTGFANGFVMLLVVRLLFGLSQAGCYPAAGSLVKRWIELPRRGTASSIVSFGGRLGGAISPLLTAWLLKDYLNWQAVLALYGVGGLFVAVHFWRVFRETPMQHPACNAAEREVITQFDSPDDGGSSAAFPPILTLVGSGTMWLMCALQFGINIGWVFLVTWLPTYLQDVKQVDATIGGLMSTIVLFAGIGGMLLGGPLTDFCTQRLGTRWGRSLPIAGCSAVALCAYLSCLHLESAWSFVIAASIVAFMTDMSVPAIWAYMQDVGGKNTAAVFGWGNMWGNFGAAVTPLLVPIVLKKWDHNGDWHEAFYLFSAGYLVAALCALGINAQRKIS; from the coding sequence ATGACGATGGAATCCGATAGCGAATCCCCTACCCGCATTCGTTATCACGTGATCGGAGCGACCACGCTCGCTGCGGTGATGCTGTATCTGGACCGGATCTGCATCGCAGAGATCGCAAAGCTGCAGGAGTTTCGCCAGGCGCTGCAGTTGTCCGACGAACAAGTTGGGATGGTGATGTCGGCCTTCTTTTTCTCTTACGCCCTCGCTCAGGTCCCTGCGGGTTGGCTGTCGGATCGCTTCGGCGCCCGACGTATGATGCCGATCTATATCGCTGTCTGGTCGATATGTACGCTGTTGACCGGGTTTGCCAATGGGTTTGTGATGTTGCTGGTGGTTCGCTTGCTGTTCGGTCTTTCGCAGGCGGGATGTTACCCGGCGGCGGGCAGTTTGGTGAAGCGCTGGATCGAACTTCCACGTCGCGGTACGGCTAGTAGTATCGTGTCGTTTGGTGGCCGGTTGGGCGGTGCGATCTCGCCGCTGCTGACCGCCTGGTTGCTTAAAGACTATTTGAATTGGCAAGCGGTGTTGGCTCTGTACGGAGTCGGCGGATTGTTTGTCGCCGTCCATTTTTGGCGAGTCTTCCGCGAGACCCCGATGCAGCATCCCGCGTGCAACGCCGCGGAGCGCGAAGTGATCACGCAGTTCGACAGTCCCGACGACGGCGGTTCGAGTGCGGCGTTCCCACCGATCCTAACGCTGGTCGGCAGCGGAACGATGTGGCTGATGTGCGCCCTGCAGTTTGGAATCAATATCGGTTGGGTCTTCCTGGTGACCTGGCTGCCGACCTATCTACAGGATGTGAAACAGGTCGACGCGACGATCGGCGGATTGATGTCGACGATCGTCTTGTTTGCCGGTATTGGCGGGATGTTGTTAGGCGGTCCGCTGACGGATTTCTGTACGCAACGGCTTGGGACGCGATGGGGACGTTCGCTGCCGATCGCCGGTTGTTCAGCAGTCGCCCTGTGCGCCTATCTTTCTTGCCTGCACTTGGAATCGGCCTGGTCGTTTGTCATCGCCGCTTCGATCGTGGCGTTTATGACCGACATGAGCGTTCCCGCGATCTGGGCTTACATGCAAGATGTCGGCGGCAAGAACACGGCAGCCGTCTTTGGATGGGGAAACATGTGGGGCAACTTCGGCGCCGCAGTTACGCCGCTGCTGGTGCCGATCGTGCTGAAGAAGTGGGATCACAATGGCGACTGGCACGAGGCGTTCTATCTGTTTTCAGCCGGCTACCTGGTCGCCGCCCTTTGCGCATTAGGCATCAACGCCCAGCGGAAAATCTCCTAG
- a CDS encoding sodium:solute symporter family transporter: MAIIDWIILLLYASSTIGLGWYCSRKQEDTSAYFVGSGKMNPVLIGVSLFATLLSTISYLAIPGEVLGKGPIYLTNYLAYPFVYLFVAFVLLPVYMRQRVTSAYELLETQLGLSIRLLGATMFLLLRLVWMALLVYLTAKALAIMIGVGDEMVPWIVLVTGVFAVTYTSLGGLQAVVITDLMQTLLLYGGALLVLGIVTWEMGGLGWLPTEWPDDAWDTQPIFSLDPATRVTVFGSALSVFLWTVCTSAGDQVSVQRFMATKDVKAARRAIAIQLIVAMVVGVTLGLVGIALLGYFQAHPEFMPKDLSLKAQADGLFPHYIASHLPPVVTGLVVSGLFAAAMSSIDSGVNSITAVVMTDFLDRFGLKPTTEKKHLLFARLLAVGIGTTVVLISTFMEYIPGNFMAVTNKTVNLLSVPIALLFFFALFVPFSNAIGVWVGTVASVAVAVTIAFSGVIFGVDPDTGLDPISFQWISPAALLTGLIVGTAACVLFAPLYSAKNASR, encoded by the coding sequence ATGGCCATCATCGACTGGATTATTTTGTTACTCTATGCCTCGTCCACGATCGGGCTGGGCTGGTATTGCAGTCGCAAGCAAGAGGATACGAGCGCTTATTTTGTCGGCTCCGGGAAGATGAATCCCGTTCTGATCGGCGTCTCGTTGTTTGCCACGCTACTGAGTACGATCAGCTATCTGGCGATCCCTGGCGAAGTGTTGGGGAAGGGGCCGATCTATCTGACCAACTATCTCGCCTACCCTTTTGTCTATCTGTTTGTTGCGTTTGTCCTGCTGCCTGTCTACATGCGTCAGCGGGTCACCAGTGCGTATGAGTTACTGGAGACGCAACTTGGGCTCAGCATTCGGCTTCTCGGCGCGACGATGTTCCTGTTATTGCGACTCGTGTGGATGGCGTTGTTAGTCTATCTGACCGCCAAAGCGCTTGCGATCATGATCGGCGTTGGCGACGAGATGGTCCCCTGGATCGTGTTGGTCACCGGTGTTTTTGCAGTCACCTATACATCGCTTGGCGGCTTGCAAGCGGTCGTGATCACCGACTTGATGCAAACGTTGTTGCTGTATGGCGGCGCACTATTGGTGCTCGGTATCGTAACCTGGGAGATGGGCGGATTGGGGTGGTTACCAACGGAATGGCCAGATGATGCTTGGGACACTCAGCCGATCTTCAGCTTGGATCCAGCGACCCGAGTGACCGTGTTCGGGTCGGCACTTTCCGTCTTTCTGTGGACGGTTTGCACATCGGCTGGCGATCAAGTTTCGGTGCAACGTTTCATGGCGACAAAGGATGTGAAGGCGGCGCGACGCGCCATCGCGATCCAGTTGATCGTCGCGATGGTCGTCGGTGTGACTCTGGGACTTGTCGGGATCGCGCTGCTTGGATATTTCCAGGCCCATCCGGAATTTATGCCCAAAGATCTATCACTCAAAGCACAAGCGGACGGCTTGTTTCCACACTACATCGCTTCACATCTGCCGCCAGTCGTCACCGGTTTAGTCGTATCGGGACTGTTTGCCGCAGCGATGTCCAGTATCGACTCGGGCGTTAATTCGATCACCGCTGTCGTGATGACCGATTTTCTGGATCGCTTCGGCCTGAAACCGACGACCGAAAAGAAACACCTGCTGTTTGCCCGACTGTTGGCCGTCGGTATTGGAACAACGGTCGTCTTGATCAGCACCTTTATGGAATACATCCCTGGTAACTTCATGGCGGTGACAAACAAAACCGTCAACCTGCTTTCAGTCCCGATTGCGTTGCTGTTCTTCTTTGCTCTATTTGTACCATTCTCGAATGCGATTGGAGTTTGGGTTGGCACGGTGGCAAGCGTCGCCGTTGCTGTGACCATTGCGTTTTCTGGAGTGATCTTCGGCGTCGATCCCGATACGGGATTGGACCCGATCAGTTTCCAGTGGATCTCGCCAGCGGCGCTGCTGACGGGGTTGATCGTGGGGACGGCTGCCTGCGTACTTTTTGCACCTTTGTATTCCGCAAAAAACGCCAGCCGTTAG
- a CDS encoding HpcH/HpaI aldolase family protein: MRKSKTLAKIRQGEVIRTCVIGHYIPAYVCHAARAGYDCIWVDLEHRAMTKREVEALLAFSHLYDIDIMMRPPTLEKTGLYRYLEDGAAGLLIPHVSTAERAKMLVDAVKFPPLGDRGIDNAGLDADFHIHDADEYVAWANRETFLCVQIETPEGVHNVEEIAAVEGVDMIFVGPGDLGLRLRQSGEMTLDEAWEIVAAACRKHGKAFGGPTLATSEMQKRKDLGAQLLVNSSEFQGWSAALSQDGRRFEDLT; the protein is encoded by the coding sequence ATGAGAAAAAGCAAAACGCTCGCGAAAATTCGCCAAGGTGAAGTGATCCGTACATGTGTGATCGGGCACTACATTCCGGCTTATGTCTGCCACGCGGCGCGAGCGGGATACGATTGCATTTGGGTTGACTTGGAACATCGGGCGATGACGAAGCGAGAGGTCGAAGCGCTGCTCGCGTTTTCGCATCTGTACGACATCGACATCATGATGCGTCCGCCAACGTTGGAGAAGACCGGCCTGTACCGCTACCTCGAAGATGGTGCCGCCGGATTGCTGATCCCTCACGTTTCAACGGCGGAACGAGCGAAGATGTTAGTCGACGCTGTCAAGTTTCCGCCTCTCGGCGATCGCGGAATCGACAACGCCGGTTTGGACGCCGACTTCCATATCCACGATGCCGACGAATACGTCGCCTGGGCGAACCGCGAAACGTTCTTGTGCGTGCAAATTGAAACGCCCGAAGGGGTTCACAATGTCGAAGAGATCGCCGCGGTCGAAGGCGTCGACATGATCTTCGTTGGGCCGGGAGATCTTGGACTGCGACTGCGTCAGAGCGGAGAGATGACGCTCGACGAAGCTTGGGAGATCGTTGCTGCAGCTTGCCGTAAACATGGCAAGGCATTTGGCGGACCGACGCTGGCGACCAGTGAGATGCAAAAACGGAAGGACCTCGGGGCGCAACTGTTGGTCAATAGCAGTGAGTTCCAGGGCTGGTCCGCTGCGCTTTCGCAAGACGGTCGGCGCTTCGAAGACCTGACCTGA
- a CDS encoding amidohydrolase family protein, protein MITDIHSHTWPFPDAFDDEFMRQASAAKAGAVVDLTIRLEDYRNTAPQGTRTVVFGGKARLSGLWVDDNYVAEYVAKDTEHLRGFLSIDPTQSDWERELRHGHEELGLCGVKLLPMYAGFGVDDERLEPLWKYVQQKSLPVLLHTGTTFIRQAPLKYTLPRLIDPVATRYPQIRFVLAHLSHPYEGECVATIRKHPNVYADISALHYRPWQLYNSLMLVQEYGVWDKLLFGSDYPFTTVNDSIAGLQKLNTMVEGTNLPRLDDQKIEQLIHRDGFEILGIR, encoded by the coding sequence GTGATCACCGATATCCACAGCCACACCTGGCCCTTCCCCGATGCGTTCGACGACGAATTCATGCGGCAAGCTTCGGCGGCCAAGGCGGGAGCTGTTGTCGATCTAACGATTCGATTGGAAGACTACCGCAACACAGCACCGCAGGGAACGCGGACGGTTGTGTTCGGCGGCAAAGCTCGCTTGAGCGGCTTGTGGGTCGACGACAACTACGTCGCGGAATATGTCGCAAAAGACACCGAACATCTTCGCGGCTTCCTTTCGATCGATCCAACTCAATCGGATTGGGAACGCGAGCTGCGGCACGGTCACGAGGAACTGGGGCTTTGCGGTGTCAAGCTGCTGCCGATGTACGCCGGATTTGGCGTCGACGATGAACGTTTGGAACCGTTGTGGAAATATGTCCAACAGAAATCGTTACCCGTGTTGCTGCATACTGGGACCACGTTTATCCGCCAGGCACCGCTGAAGTACACGTTGCCAAGATTGATCGATCCGGTAGCCACACGGTATCCGCAGATCCGATTTGTGTTGGCTCACCTGAGCCATCCCTACGAAGGTGAATGCGTTGCGACGATTCGCAAGCATCCCAACGTCTATGCCGACATCAGTGCGCTGCACTATCGCCCATGGCAGCTGTACAACAGCCTGATGCTGGTGCAGGAGTATGGCGTTTGGGACAAGCTGCTGTTCGGTTCGGACTACCCCTTCACCACGGTGAACGATTCGATCGCGGGCCTGCAGAAGTTGAACACGATGGTCGAAGGGACCAATCTGCCCCGTTTAGACGATCAGAAAATCGAACAACTGATCCATCGAGACGGCTTTGAGATCTTGGGGATCCGTTAA
- a CDS encoding Gfo/Idh/MocA family protein, giving the protein MTEKPRILVIGAGSIGERHLRCFQTTGRCDLAFCEPMKDRRLEVSQRYGINGYPSWEQALENEPLSAAVIASPAPMHIPVARGLADLGLDLLIEKPLSLKTDGISELLETVQQKKLRVGVGFVYRALPALQNMRASVQSGQFGRIVQVQVTSGQNFPFYRPAYRDIYYADPAQGGGLIQDSLPHQLNAVEWFAGPATKVVVDASHEVLDGVEVEDTLNLIARHGSVMSSISVNQHQYVNEFVLTVLCTEGAVRWELKGHRWLAAREIGGDWTEMESFVHERDDYYIRQADAFLDLLAGKADPLCSLDDGISTLMSTLAILKSRETGGWETVQPVGNR; this is encoded by the coding sequence ATGACAGAAAAACCACGCATTCTCGTTATCGGCGCCGGCTCTATCGGAGAACGCCACCTCCGTTGTTTCCAAACGACAGGCCGCTGCGATTTGGCGTTCTGCGAACCGATGAAAGACCGACGTCTGGAAGTTTCCCAACGCTACGGGATCAACGGTTACCCGTCGTGGGAACAGGCTCTCGAGAACGAACCGCTGTCGGCGGCTGTGATTGCATCGCCAGCTCCGATGCACATCCCGGTGGCCCGCGGGCTGGCCGATCTCGGACTCGATCTGTTGATCGAAAAACCGCTCAGCTTAAAGACCGACGGCATTTCCGAATTGCTCGAAACGGTCCAACAGAAAAAGCTTCGAGTCGGTGTTGGATTTGTCTACCGCGCCCTTCCCGCTTTGCAAAATATGCGAGCTTCGGTTCAGTCGGGGCAGTTCGGCCGGATCGTGCAAGTCCAAGTCACTTCCGGTCAAAACTTTCCGTTCTACCGGCCCGCCTATCGAGACATCTATTATGCCGATCCGGCTCAGGGTGGCGGATTGATCCAAGACAGCTTGCCCCATCAATTGAACGCCGTCGAATGGTTTGCTGGCCCCGCCACGAAGGTTGTCGTCGATGCATCGCACGAAGTGCTCGATGGAGTAGAGGTGGAAGACACGCTGAACCTGATCGCCCGGCATGGCAGCGTGATGTCCAGTATCAGCGTCAATCAGCATCAATATGTCAATGAGTTTGTGCTCACGGTCTTGTGCACCGAAGGAGCTGTTCGCTGGGAACTGAAAGGCCATCGTTGGCTCGCGGCGCGGGAGATCGGCGGCGATTGGACCGAGATGGAATCGTTTGTTCACGAACGCGATGACTACTACATTCGGCAAGCCGATGCATTCTTGGATCTACTGGCAGGGAAGGCCGATCCGTTGTGCTCGTTGGACGATGGTATCAGCACGCTGATGTCGACGCTGGCGATTTTGAAATCACGCGAAACAGGCGGTTGGGAAACGGTACAGCCGGTGGGAAATCGATGA
- a CDS encoding SDR family NAD(P)-dependent oxidoreductase has protein sequence MNDPTIQELFDLRGRVALISGATGWLGSAMARALAEAGASVVVTSRDRDNGAAAAASLPCSDGAQHHCVVMDQLDDDSIESGFADAIALAGRVDILINNGNAADGHDLTDVTAEQFNRVMRNVTGYFLLSRLLRDHLVGRDASGSIVNIGSMYGLVGSYPDAYEGICAASPASYHTLKGGIIQLTRHLAVYWARDGVRVNCLSPGPFPSHKAPPEMVERLTTKSPMNRMGLPHELKGALLLLASDAGSYITGQNLTVDGGWTAW, from the coding sequence ATGAACGATCCAACGATTCAAGAACTTTTTGACCTGCGCGGCCGAGTCGCCTTGATCAGCGGAGCAACCGGTTGGCTTGGCAGCGCGATGGCGCGGGCCCTTGCCGAAGCCGGAGCGTCCGTGGTCGTGACGAGCCGCGATCGAGACAATGGTGCCGCCGCTGCGGCGTCACTCCCCTGCTCCGATGGCGCCCAACATCACTGTGTCGTGATGGATCAATTGGATGACGATTCGATCGAGAGCGGATTTGCCGACGCGATCGCATTGGCCGGCCGCGTCGATATCCTGATCAATAATGGCAACGCTGCCGATGGTCACGATTTGACCGACGTGACCGCGGAACAGTTTAATCGTGTGATGCGGAATGTCACCGGTTACTTCTTGCTGTCGCGATTGCTGCGAGACCATTTGGTCGGGCGTGATGCCTCCGGCAGCATCGTCAACATCGGATCGATGTATGGACTCGTTGGGTCCTACCCGGATGCCTACGAAGGGATCTGCGCTGCCAGTCCCGCTTCGTACCATACGCTCAAGGGAGGCATCATTCAATTGACCCGACATCTCGCCGTTTATTGGGCTCGCGACGGTGTCCGTGTCAATTGTCTCAGCCCCGGTCCCTTCCCGTCGCATAAAGCGCCGCCGGAAATGGTCGAGCGACTGACGACCAAGTCGCCGATGAACCGAATGGGCTTGCCTCACGAACTCAAAGGCGCCCTGCTGTTGTTGGCTAGCGATGCGGGCAGCTACATCACCGGCCAAAATTTGACGGTCGATGGTGGCTGGACCGCTTGGTAA
- a CDS encoding sugar phosphate isomerase/epimerase family protein — MKRRDFLTTTAIGTAGVLASRPQLVAAAEKSEGMKLGLVTYNWGRDWDVPTLIRNCEETGFRGVELRSTHKHGVEISLDAGQRREVAKQFADSDVELVGLGSACEYHSPDPAIVKKNIDETKQFIKLCKDVGGSGVKVRPNGIPKNVPVEKTLTQIGLSLREVAKFGADHGVVIRLEVHGRDGSSELPNIHRMMEVADHPNAVVCWNCNSTDLAGQGLQHNFDLVKEKIDVVHIHDLRNNNYPWEQIFTMLKQSQFAGWTLLEDGKVPDDIVAAMHENRKVWDGLVAS, encoded by the coding sequence ATGAAACGAAGAGATTTTCTAACGACAACGGCGATTGGCACTGCTGGGGTGCTTGCTTCGCGGCCGCAACTTGTCGCGGCGGCTGAGAAGTCCGAAGGGATGAAACTCGGGCTGGTGACCTACAACTGGGGACGTGACTGGGACGTTCCAACGTTGATTCGCAATTGCGAGGAAACCGGATTCCGCGGCGTCGAACTGCGCAGCACACACAAGCACGGCGTCGAGATCTCGTTGGACGCGGGGCAGCGCCGCGAAGTCGCAAAACAGTTTGCCGATTCGGACGTCGAACTGGTTGGGCTGGGAAGCGCTTGCGAATATCATTCGCCCGATCCAGCGATCGTCAAAAAGAACATCGATGAAACGAAACAGTTCATCAAATTGTGCAAGGACGTCGGCGGCAGCGGTGTCAAAGTGCGGCCCAATGGGATTCCAAAGAATGTTCCTGTCGAAAAGACCTTAACTCAGATCGGATTGTCGTTGCGTGAGGTCGCAAAATTCGGAGCAGACCACGGCGTGGTGATTCGGTTGGAGGTTCACGGACGCGACGGTTCTTCCGAGCTGCCGAACATCCACCGGATGATGGAAGTCGCCGATCATCCTAACGCCGTTGTCTGCTGGAACTGCAATTCCACCGATCTCGCCGGCCAAGGGTTGCAGCACAACTTTGACTTGGTCAAAGAAAAGATCGACGTCGTCCACATCCATGATCTTCGAAACAACAACTACCCGTGGGAACAGATCTTTACGATGTTGAAGCAGTCGCAGTTCGCGGGCTGGACTCTGTTGGAAGACGGCAAAGTTCCCGATGACATCGTCGCCGCGATGCACGAGAATCGCAAAGTCTGGGACGGGCTTGTCGCCAGCTGA
- a CDS encoding thioredoxin family protein: MSNASSLTDAPTSDPRKRFFHFWRCFWLAFLVISLGYAWYCFYVPADRVAWAEDFDTAQKQAVAEGKPMVLFFTSQWCVPCRIMKRNVWADDQVSAVVNESLIPVTIDVHDPRSAATIDQYRVAATPVTVVTDSNGNVLQWKQGGISKADFLELLVAAKPSTDS, translated from the coding sequence GTGAGTAACGCTTCGTCTCTAACCGATGCTCCGACGAGCGATCCCAGAAAAAGGTTCTTCCACTTTTGGCGGTGCTTCTGGCTGGCCTTCCTCGTCATTTCACTCGGCTACGCTTGGTACTGTTTCTACGTTCCGGCGGACCGCGTCGCTTGGGCCGAAGATTTTGATACGGCGCAAAAACAAGCGGTCGCCGAAGGCAAACCGATGGTTCTCTTTTTCACGAGCCAGTGGTGCGTTCCGTGTCGGATCATGAAGCGCAACGTCTGGGCGGACGACCAGGTTTCGGCGGTCGTCAATGAATCGCTGATCCCTGTGACGATCGACGTTCACGATCCTCGATCGGCTGCGACGATCGATCAATACCGCGTGGCAGCGACTCCGGTCACGGTCGTAACCGACTCGAACGGGAATGTGCTGCAGTGGAAACAGGGAGGCATCTCCAAAGCCGATTTTTTGGAGCTGCTTGTAGCGGCAAAACCGTCCACTGACAGCTAG
- a CDS encoding addiction module protein — MNLETIIDGLSRDQQIIAMEMLWKRLSQSPDTAAPPSWHQDIVAERVAGLQDGTESLSDWADAKKRLADRLR, encoded by the coding sequence ATGAACCTTGAAACCATTATTGACGGGCTTTCCCGCGATCAACAAATCATCGCGATGGAAATGCTCTGGAAACGGCTTTCACAAAGCCCAGACACCGCCGCCCCACCGTCATGGCACCAGGATATCGTTGCCGAACGTGTCGCGGGGCTTCAGGACGGCACTGAATCTCTTAGCGACTGGGCCGATGCAAAGAAACGCCTCGCCGACCGCTTGCGATGA